CGCTTGTTAcacgaaattctttttataaACTATGATTAAAAtgtcatcataaaaatatgAGTTTAGAAGAATAACACATATAATTTAAAGTCACATTTGATATGTTGGTATTAGAATAATAAAAATGGAGCGGTTTACAATTATTAATACTCAATGAAACTTCCAAAGTACAttatttcaatcaattttgtatTTGACTAGAGATTAAACCCATTACACTAgccttttttcttaataaatgaATTACATACTTTTGtaacaattcaagaataaatGGATAGGCATTGTGAAGCACTTGTTAcacaaaattcttttttataaACTACGATTAAAATTTCATCATAGAAATATGAGTTTAGCAAAATAACACATATAGTTTAAAGTCACATTTGTTATGTTTGTATTAGAATAATAAAAATGGAGCGGTTTACAATTATTAATACTCAATGAAACTTCCAAAGTACATTATTTCGATCAATTTTGTAATTGATGAGAGATTAAACCTATTACACAAGactttttttattaattaatgCATTACATACTTTTGtaacaattcaagaataaatGGATAGGCATTGTGAAGCACTTGTTACATGAAATTCTTTTTATAAACTACAATTAAAATTTCATCATAGAAATATGAGTTTAGCAAAATAACACATATAGTTCAAAGTCACATTTGTTATGTTGGCATTAGAATAATAAAAATGGAGTGGTTTACAATTATtaatagggataattgcagaaacctcccccgaggtttctgacatttgcactgacctcccctatggtttgaaaaattacactgacctccattgaggttactaatcctttgcaaatttagtccaaacgattaaaatattattttagagagtgaaattagaattttgtgcTAGATTTGCCCTTTGTGCTACATATCCAATGAACGACAAAGTAttataaatcaattaacaattaataaactttaagaaGTATAATTTACGGGCAAACacgcattactcatttaaagtatcggctctttacgggtattttactttcaaatatttaatttatgataaatatatcaatatttgtaaataaaattcaaaaattgttataaTAATATTgttgcaaaaaggaaatcgataggttatttatttaatataaattaattttttttaaaaaatggtccataaagtattaattttttatggctttcatcTATTACACGAGTAAAGTATTCGCTCTTTATatgcattttattctgaatcatttaatttatgttaaatacataaatgtttgtaactaaaattgaaaaagtgttatattgatatttttacggaagagagattggtaggttttgtatttaacaaaaattaaatatttgaaagtaaatacaaatctgtatttgagcataaatatttgtattaaattaaatatttaaaagtaaaatacccttaaagagccggtactttaaatagttaCCGGCTCTTTATAGGCAAACACGTATTATtcatttaaagtaccggctTTTTAGatatattttactttcaaacatttaatttatgataaatatatcaatgtttgtaagtaaaattcaaaaagtgttacagtaatattcttgcaaaaaggaaatcggttggttatttatttaatataaattaaatatttttttaaaaaagaaatagcccataaagtattaattctttatggctttcatccattacatgagtaaagtattggctctttatgggtattttattttgaatcatttaatttatgttaaatacataaatgtttgtaactaaaattgaaaaagtattatattaatatttttacggaagagagcttggtagtttttgtatttaacaaaaattaaatatttgaaagtaaatacaaatatgtatttgagcgtaaatatttgtattaaattaaatgtttgaaagtaaaatacccataaagagccggtactttaaataggtaatgcatatttgcctataaactatattccttaaagtttattaattgttaattaatttgtagtATTTTGTCATTCATTAGACATGTAGTACAAAtgacaaatttggtaaaaaattctaatttcactccctgaaacaatattttaatcgtttggactgaatttgcaaaggattagtaacctcaggggaggtcaatgtaatttttcaaaccacaggggaggtcagtgcaaatgtcagaaacctcaggggaggtttctgcaattatcccttattAATACTCAATGAAACTTCTAAAGTACATTATCtcaatcaattttttaattgagGAGAGGTTAAGCCTATTACACAAgacttttttttcttaataaaagaATTACATACTTTTATAACAATTCAAAAAAATGGATAGGCAACATAAAGCGCTTGTTACACGAAAttcttttttataaattatgatCAAAAGTTCATCATAGAAATATGAGTTTAGCAAAATAACACATAGTTCAAAGTCACAATACAAATAGATTTAAAAGTTGAGGAACTGGAATTACAAGTAATTTACTATAATTTCATAGATATagtacatccatatcaattttaTTCTTTATCCTCGTATTTAAAACTTTAGaacaattaaattaaataatcTAATTATTAACATTTATAAGTGTTTTATACAGTTACTTGAAAAGAATACTCATATATGAAATACATAAGAATTTTTGAATTATGCATATGGACATGTATTAGCacaaatataatataaatatttattgacTAGCACACTTGAAGGCATTCCTCTCATGCTATTTTATGCGTAGTTAAGTTCTTTGAAGTTTAGCAAAAATATAAGAGTGAGGAATAATTTCAAGAAATGGCAATTACATATCATACAACAAACCTCTATTTGAAAATTAAATGCAAATTTATCAAACTTAGTTAATTTGATTTGCTATATATTGAGAATATTTTGATTAGTTTCATTTTCTCATACATGATCTCTTTCAATTTTTATATACTTCTAACACTCAATATTCATTCTATATAATATACTCCAATTCTCCAATTCTTAGAAACTTTTAACTACAACACTTAAACCATCATAAATGTTTCAGAATTTAGGACACGCGCGCTTTATTCCCTCCaagaattttatttttcccGCAACGTCCTTCCGGCAAAATTTGAAGGCTCATTACAGCTGAGGGATAATACTATTATGTATATACATAGAAAGGCCGGCCCTCACTTATCTCTCTCAATTGATCGAGCACTCATATGTTCTTCTCTCAAAGGCCAAGATTGGTGGTTTTTAgtccaaaaattgaagaacagaTGCGGGAATTGCTAAACGTGAAGGAGACCTCTGAGGAATTGCTAAAAAATGAAGGCCCACCTCCTGTCTATCTCCCAAGAATTGCAAAACGTGAAGGGGCTTAGGTTTTCTTGTTGTAAGAAAACCTCAGAGCAACTTCAATACTTCATCCATTTGCTTCAAATACTGTTAGATCTATATTTTGGTGCCATTTTGTGAGTCTGCATATCCTTCTTGTGCATTCTTATTACCATTATTTGTGTCAGATTTCTAAGATTACATTATTTTCCTCACAATTTTAGGAAAATTGAGTTCCAACCATTCTCTAGACTCTGTGAAGGTAAATTATGTGGGTTTGTGCTTAACATCAAAGATTGTAGTTTTCGATTGGTTGAGGTTTAAGCTAACAAcctatgattttcatcttgtttccTGGTTGGTTGAGGTTAACTTCTCTGCTTTTCCTAGTTGGTTCAAGCCCCTGTTTTCATATGCAATCAGTAAATTTCTCCATCTAATCTAATCTTCCCTTTTTGTGCAGCTCAGCTACTCTAAATCTGTTGATGGCATTTGCAACTGGAGGATATGCTGCTATGTAGAGGGTTACACAGTTGAACCTGGATTTCACAGAGCACAGCAAACAAGGTGATAGATACCGTGATCTAGCTCACCATGTAGACGAGACTCTTGGATTTATGACTGCTGCTGGACTTCCAATTGACCATATCAACGGTGCTTGCTTCTACCGTATCAATGGTCTATTACTAAATTGGATTCCACATCTGGCTTGTACTGCGATTGTTAAGCCCATTTCCTTTGGTTCGATGGTTCTCATGTTGAAACACCATCAAAGCTCCTTGTGGTCTAAAGACTCTGCCTTTTGATGCTACAGGGCGGAAGTAACAGCATTCTTTGATGTCCATAAGCAGGAAGGCAGCCACCCTGGGAGGAGTCCATCTACAGATGCCTGGCCAAAATGTGACAGAATGCATTGGTGGATTGCGTACTATGACCCTTTGATGAACTAAGCTCGCGCTACCACACACATTGTGATCCTAGGCTTAATGCTTCTCAATCACTTGAACTTGCATTTATCATGGCTGAGCGACTGAGAAAGAGGCGGCTTGGATCCCAAAAGTCAATAGCATTTTAGATATTCTAGAATGATTTTGAGGGCGTCAATTATGTCTGTACCGTTCTGCATCATATGCTTCTCTGTATCAATTTATACAACatgtttgtttctctatttataaatataccATGTATTACTCTGTCAATAATGGTAGAAACTGATGGTTTCAGATTTTGATGAGACAACAAATAAACCAAAAGCTTTTCtccccaaaaaaacaaaaaagctatTTGCAgctaaattttctaacaaaaccaCTCCATATATAATTGGCTCAAGGAATTAAGATTAGCATATTAAAATGGGATTAAGAAATGTTCACAACAGCATTAGAGGGGAACATTAGAGAGGAAACTTTCCTGGCCAAAAACGTTTTACTGGTATATATATGGGGGATTGCAGAATTGTCAAAAAGTTCCTTGCCAATTCTATGTTATTGGTGAGGGCGCACTAATTTCCTCACAAAACACCTTGACTATTTGCAAGGAACCACTGCTTTTTGTGGGGAGTTTTCTATTTTAGTGGAGAGGAAAGTTTTTCTCGCCATAGCATCCCAATAATTAGTGAGGAGGTCTGCCCTTGCTATTGATTTGCTCCATTAGTGAGAAAGGCAGCAGAATTCTCGCTAATAACTTTTAGCGAGGAGGTCTGCCCTTGCTATTGATTTGCTCCATCAGTGTGAAAGGCAGCAGCATTCTCGCTAATAACTTTTAGCGACGAGCATCTAGCGACAACCTTGGCGAGGAAGCATTTTCCTCGCTGAAATTCATTAGCGAGGAAGTCAAAACATTTGGCGAGAACTTTTGTTCCTTGCCAAATCccttttttgttgtagtgaGTATCTAATACGATTTGGAAGAATTGATAACTAAAACAAAGTttcaaatcatatatatatatataataaagtcgtattcTCATTCTTATCGCTTTATGCTTTCTCTTTCCTATATGGCTTAACGACAGGGCAAGTGGTTTCAACATACTCTATAAAATAACCTACGCTCTTccatctctctcttcttttgccTTTGTTCATTTATTCCATGATTgtcacatttttttaaaaaaaataacctATGCTATATATGGAGCTTATCTCTCTCTTTTTATAAGTACGAAATCAATTATCAATGTCTATCTAAATTAAatcacacacatatatataataaagttgTATTCTCATTCTTATCGTTTTATGCTTTCTCTTTTCTATGTGGTTTAACAACAGGGCAAGTGGTTTCAACACGCTCTATAAAATAACCTACGCTCTTccatctctctcttcttttgccTTTGTTCATTTATTCCATGATTTCCaccttttttcaaaaaaataacctATGCTCTATATGGAGCTTATCTCTCTCTTTTCATAAGCACGAAATCAATTATCAATATCTAtctaaattaaatttcaaatataaaacCGTTCTTATCATGCATGTATGACTTATAAAACCGTCATTAGCATTCTATCCTATATTCGTGGTTTATTATCATTCTATCATAATCATATATTTGCGGCTGCTTGCTCCTCTTTTGGTTTGTGAACTTTTAGGTATAACAACAAGGTATGACCCGTATAATTTCTTTAGCATGCACGCCTTTAGtaaaactattttttattatcatcTGTTTATATTCTTATCAATATCTCTTTATTTCCTTATCAACCCTTATTTCCTATCCAAAGTAATgtactttaaacaacttaaattaagataaaaactacttttaatattcttatcaatatttttttatatccttatcaattcttatttcctacctAAAGTTACGTACTTTCAGCAATTTAAATTAAGATAAAACtacttttaatatttttatcaaTATGTCTTTATATGCTTATCAATTCTTATACCGACACATAGCCTCTTTATATGGTTAGGTATTTCTAGTGTAAGCGGTTGGTACATTAAAGCATCAATTTTGGGTTTCCACTCCTCTTGATTATCAGGTAAATCTTCCTTCGTTAcacatttttctcttttgaaaaGACATGTTCATTTTCACTTGTAAGAATTTAGTAACGTATCTTgaattttgtgtgttttggttttattttctatttgttttgtattAAGAGATAGGATTTAAAATAGTATTTTCATCGTAAGTTTTCATATAGAAACATGTTAGATGTTTCCACCGAATTGGACAACATTCATATGCTATAGGATGCATGTTAGATGTTTGTTAATTTGCTTTTGTTTCGTTTGTCCAAGGTACTGGGCTTGTAGCTGATGCTGTGGATCCTTACTCAGCGTATACTCCAAGAGTTGAATTTGTTATTTTCTCCAGCCTTTTTTTCCCAACCATATGTAAATCTGTTAGTCACTTTAGTTGAACTATCTATTCTATGTTTTTCACTGCTGTTAAACATTCATATTATAAGCATTTTGCATATGCCTCTTGAGTGATCATGAACTGAaaggggcaaatttattttcgTACCTTTTGCGAAGACAAAATGTCTACTAAATTTTCATCTTGAATTGTGAGTGATGATAGGTTTTGTTGTCCAGAATTGTAAATACAATTTGTAACTACAATCTGGAATAGTTTCATCTTGAATTGTTCAATTTTATGGAAGTAAATGCTATTGTTGATTACGTCCCATGTTATtcttaaatttttaataatCAATTGACGAAGATATTTCTTCATAAATTTTGTATCTTTAGCTATTATTGCTGTTAGTTACTTTAGTTGAACTATGTTTTCTATGTCTTCCACTGTTGTTAAATATTCATATTATAAGCATTTGGCCTATGCCTCTTGAGTAATCATGAACTGAAATGGGAAAATTTATTCTGGTTCCTTTTATGAAATTTATGTATATTGGTGTCAACAAGATTTTCATGGGCATAATATATAGTCAACTAAGCCTACAAATACAATTTAATATAAAAGTATTACCCACTTTAATACATCAAATACCATAAATAGTCTGGCTAATTAAATGTCCAATATTTTATTTTAGCACGAGGAGGTAgatttaatataatattttacttTCTTAATCTATAATATTTATGTATTGTCTTACACAATTTTGAATGTGataaatcattaatttttttatacttaGTTGTCCTGCTTTGCTATCATGCAGTGATAATGGAAAATCAATAAATGCTGATTTGTACGGATAAATGGAGGAGAATGTTCAAACAgaagaaaaacgaaaaaaattTCTGAAGAATAGAAcattatttgatactatttactgcaatttttatttcttttcaagtttttgaatgttatggtattgtcgaatgttatttttttcatttttgaattattattcactgaattagattttcaaatttatattataagaatacttTATATTATGATGCGCACATAGTAATATACTTAAGAAAGATTATACTAGAATATACATTAAGTTTGTATTTCATATcgacatttttataaaattgactaaatagtttattattttttgaagaTTTCCGTTCAACGAACGGGTGCAAAACTAGTTCAATTTATAATGTAAAACTACTTTCCCATTTTTTCTCATATATGTAAatgaataaatcttatatatactatcAATGTATACACTATTGTGGTTAGATGGATAACATATgcgcaaaattttgaatttcaaatttaaattttgcatatgtgtcATATATCTAACATTAATTGTgtatacattgacagtgtatacaagATTAATCCTATATAAATATGCAAAATGCCATTTGTTCTATTTAACAAGCTATATGAACTTCATCTGTGAATGTATGCTTTACCATCCTATTTGCTAGTTGCGTTCGGGATGATGCAGAGTTGTGATTTATACACAGAATTATCATGTCAAATGCAGATTCAAAACTCCCTTAGCCTTAAGTCAAAATTTTATACATCACGTATATTTCTGATAAGCTTAACAATGTAACCACCCCTTTGGTTGGAGGGTTTTGCACCCCTCAAAAGAGAATGAGAGGGTAATGATTGTCATTGATGGTGTCCggcacactttttttttttttttttcgataactataacatttgtataaatTAATTTATCATATTTTACAGAAAGAAAAATCTAAAGAGATTGTGTAAGGGACTAACAGATATACAGATCTGATTAGATCAAAAAAATGCTCTGACatctcttttaaatttttttcgctGCAGATAAGGTTCGAACTCCTGATTTACCTCCCAAAAAGAAAGTCTCACTTTGGTGGCCATTAAGCTTTGCTCAGTGGTTGTTTGGTACACTATTATGGGCTTTTTCATTACCCAAAACTCATTACCGACCAGTTTGGACACTTTCACTCCTATCACCCActaagataaaaaataaaacaaaaacaaaccaGAAAACGGGAAGGAAAAGCCCAAAAGGATGACAGCCGCAGCATCTTCCATCTTGCCTCCAGTACTCCTGCTTCCCTTTTCTGTTTCATcccaatctctctctctcctcccttctttctttctctatcTTACGCAACTTCTACTCTTTTCTCTCTCGCAAGTTATGGCGGTGGGAGGTGGCTGTGAAATGAGTTGGAGGTGGTGGGAGGTggcaataataatatttttttttcaaaaaatcattAACATTATGGTACCAGATTTTATCAAAAGGAATTTACACAAATCTATTATCAAgtggaagaaaaggaaaataaatttttttattcaaaaagtcAATGAAATTATGGTAACTATCAAACACCAGATTTTATCAAAAGGAATCTACACAAATCCATTATTATTGAAGGGTCTTTCATAGTGATTATCATTGCTATTCCTTAGCAACAACCAATCGGGTggtaattttttcttcaaaagagAAATAATTACATGGAGGCCCGGCGAACTCTACCATTTAAGATCAGTGTAAATCAGAGATACAAACACTAAGTCAATCCATCGAAATCCCAAAAACGAAGAACAAAAGATAGACAAATTTTAAATTATGCTACCAATCTACAACTGGTTTGACTCAGCTCAGTACCTTTTCCAGCCTCTTCAACATATGCTTTTATATTCTTGTCTGAAGATCCACCTTCTTGCGTTGCCTCCCTAGCCAATTCTTTCCATTTCATAGCATTCCTCCTCAATTCAATCCCTTTCTCCTCATCATCCATCACCGTCTCTATACATCTGTTGATCTCATCACTGTCAACTGTGCCATCTTCATTAGGTACAACCTTCACTCCTGTTTCCGAAACATCTTCTATCAACTTTGCGTTCGTTCCTTGATCGACCCAATGAGGAAATGCGATCACCGGCACGCCACAAACTAGACTCTCCAACGTTGAATTCCATCCACAATGCGTGAGGAAACATCCCAATGAAGGATGTCTTAGCACCTCAATTTGAGAACACCATGGCACTATCATCCCTTTCTCTTCCAATTCCTCCATGCAACTCAATctatcttcttctttctcttcttctccaTCTTCCTTCGCTCTTATCACCCACAAAAATGGCCTTCCACTCTTCAACAAGCCGCTAGCAATCTCCTCCATTTGTTTCTTAGGCAGCCTCAGTAAACTGCCAAATGATACATAAACAACTGAGGCAGCAGGCCTTGAATTGAACCATTCTTTGTAATCTTCTGATTTTTGGAAAAGATCACCGCTGAAGGAAGTTTCTGATGGATCTTTCCCATCCAAGAATGCCGAGGGAGTCAGGGGTCCAATAGCAATCAAATTATAGCTCTCAATAGCTTTGAGAGCTTGAGGTTCCAGTGCATCAAACGTGTTGACAAGTACTTttggtttttcttcttcatcGAGCGTTTCAAATTGCCTCTTGAAAGCTGAAAGAACGGAACCGTATATAGCATCGCTAGAAGGTAGTATAAAGGACGGAAGGTCCTTGGCTTTCATCGATGGCAGGCCTGGAAACTGAATTGACCAAGTGGGGTCATTGCTGTTATTCTTCACGTCATCTTCATAGCCATGGAAGTAATGATAGAATATGTCCATAACCGTGGCAGGTTGAATCCAGAGAAGGGCAGATGGGATGTGACACTCACGCGCCACCGTCGTGGCCCAAGGACAAGGAAGTAAAAAGGTGCAGACAAGGCACGTTACTGGGCAGCCTTGGTTAGCACTAGTGTTGATGACATTTTTGAGGGCATTTGATCCATGTTTCTCCATCCCGGACATGTGCTCACTGTGACCTACACCCTTTGGCTGGAATCCGTCGTCATAACCGTCTGAAAAGGTTGCAAAACTTAGGCCTTTTGGGATGCTGCCGGAGGATTTCGTCATACGGCCGAGGGCAAAAACGCTGGTGGCAAAGGTCACTTGTATGCCCATTCTTAGGAGTCTTTTGGCAAATTGCAAGGATGGATTAATGTGGCCTTGGACCGGATAACTGACAAGGAGAATATGTCTTTGTTGAGGCATTTTTAGCAGCTTCTTGATTTTTCTTCTGGGATTTTAGGCcaagaatctaaaatttttcGAGAGGTGGGAGCAAATTATGATATCAACAAAGGTATGAAGGAATTTTGAAGATGGTGGTCATTATGATTGTAGGAATGTGTTTGTTTGTGATTTTGAGGTGACAGTGGCTAAGTCGTGTGTAGGACGCATCTGAGTGACGTTGATATATACAGCTTGTGTGGATACCAAGAATTGTTGGCCCAATGACGTTTGTGGTGACGATTTGGAGAAAAACACTGGGCAGTTTTGTTTAGTTCTCCTAGGAAATAATTGAGCAGTGGACATTGACAGTGTTAATCAtcattttgttaatcattgtgATGCTGATTtttctattgatttttcttctttgacttGCCTTGATAAATCTTGTGCCTTGATAAATCTTGTGCCTTGATAAATCTTGTGTCATGCGTCCACATAAGTTGGCAAGAACAAATCACTTTTTTACAACAGGTTGTGTGTTCGAATTCATTTTTTCGTAATATGAGAGTCGTGTTGATGAATTGTTTGTAAGTACTTTTGTAACTGACTCATGGTTCTGAAAGCTTGCCTTGATTAACGGTGATAATCGGAGTCGAAtttattcaaattttttattacaaaaaaaaaaaaaaatcttgtgtCATGCTACCTGCTATGTCTACGGTTACTTCCCATGTGTAGTAGTATTCACTATTCATGTGCATAAAGCAAATAGTTCTGAGTACCCGCGCGAGACGCGGGCTGTTTTAGGTCCGTGCATGATGGAACTTGTACACAGCCGCATCAACTTACGGGGTCCGAATTTGAAAGCTCGTACTTCCCTTTCTAGTACAGATTTCGAAAGCTAAGGGTGGAGTTGAGTCAATctactcgactcgagctcgatatgTACTCGATCAGAAACTTGAGCTCGAACTCGCTtcatcgagctcgagtttgatcTCGAGCTGCTCGTTAGAGCTattgagtcgagctcgagctcagaaATTTGATACTCGAGAGCTCGACGAGTTCTATCGAGTATcacataaaaaaattatat
This region of Coffea arabica cultivar ET-39 chromosome 3c, Coffea Arabica ET-39 HiFi, whole genome shotgun sequence genomic DNA includes:
- the LOC113734539 gene encoding crocetin glucosyltransferase, chloroplastic-like, producing the protein MPQQRHILLVSYPVQGHINPSLQFAKRLLRMGIQVTFATSVFALGRMTKSSGSIPKGLSFATFSDGYDDGFQPKGVGHSEHMSGMEKHGSNALKNVINTSANQGCPVTCLVCTFLLPCPWATTVARECHIPSALLWIQPATVMDIFYHYFHGYEDDVKNNSNDPTWSIQFPGLPSMKAKDLPSFILPSSDAIYGSVLSAFKRQFETLDEEEKPKVLVNTFDALEPQALKAIESYNLIAIGPLTPSAFLDGKDPSETSFSGDLFQKSEDYKEWFNSRPAASVVYVSFGSLLRLPKKQMEEIASGLLKSGRPFLWVIRAKEDGEEEKEEDRLSCMEELEEKGMIVPWCSQIEVLRHPSLGCFLTHCGWNSTLESLVCGVPVIAFPHWVDQGTNAKLIEDVSETGVKVVPNEDGTVDSDEINRCIETVMDDEEKGIELRRNAMKWKELAREATQEGGSSDKNIKAYVEEAGKGTELSQTSCRLVA